In Pyrus communis chromosome 1, drPyrComm1.1, whole genome shotgun sequence, the following are encoded in one genomic region:
- the LOC137708452 gene encoding homeobox-leucine zipper protein HAT22-like codes for MGFDHEACNTGLGLSLGCQANPDHHTNLQAFDLDHQKKKKIQLKYDHLFPALTLGPSSGDSKIEAAESDDHLHQVVHVQAQEQVSSPCSGAVSSFSNSSSFKRDRDIGVEEIEGEEERVVNITTSSRVSDELYDQDQDHEGSPRKKLRLTKEQSSTLEDNFREHTTLNPKQKQELARKLNLRPRQVEVWFQNRRARTKLKQTEADFELLKQCCETLKEENRRLHKELQELKSMKQTATAAAPFYMQFPTATLTMCPSCEKICNGGDHRNHNHNNGSSTSPFLIGSNKTHLIFNPYSTHPSTAC; via the exons ATGGGTTTTGATCATGAAGCTTGTAACACTGGCCTTGGACTCAGCCTAGGTTGTCAAGCTAATCCAGATCATCATACAAATTTGCAGGCTTTCGATCTCGATcaccaaaagaagaagaaaatacagTTGAAATACGATCACCTATTTCCGGCTCTAACCCTAGGTCCATCATCCGGGGATTCGAAGATTGAGGCCGCCGAATCAGATGATCATTTGCACCAAGTAGTACATGTGCAAGCACAAGAACAGGTCTCTTCTCCCTGCAGCGGCGCCGTTTCGTCGTTCTCCAACTCATCTAGTTTCAAGAGGGACAGAGATATAGGTGTTGAAGAGATAgagggagaagaagagagagtagTGAATATCACTACTTCATCAAGAGTAAGCGATGAATTATATGATCAAGATCAAGATCATGAGGGCAGTCCCAGAAAGAAACTCAGACTTACAAAAGAACAATCTTCCACTTTAGAAGACAACTTCAGAGAACACACTACTCTCAATCCA AAACAAAAGCAAGAACTAGCAAGAAAGCTAAATCTACGCCCGCGACAAGTTGAAGTCTGGTTCCAAAACAGGAGGGCCAg AACCAAGCTGAAGCAAACAGAAGCAGATTTCGAGTTATTGAAGCAATGTTGTGAAACATTGAAAGAAGAGAACAGAAGGCTGCACAAGGAGCTGCAAGAGCTCAAATCAATGAAACAAACAGCAACAGCCGCAGCACCCTTTTACATGCAGTTTCCAACTGCCACTCTCACCATGTGTCCCTCCTGTGAGAAAATCTGCAACGGCGGCGATCATCGTAATCATAATCATAACAACGGGTCATCGACGAGTCCATTCTTAATCGGATCGAATAAGACTCACTTGATCTTCAACCCCTACAGTACTCATCCATCTACAGCTTGCTAG
- the LOC137745256 gene encoding branched-chain-amino-acid aminotransferase 5, chloroplastic-like isoform X1: MAISNSTLSIALPFPTTPSPSSSSQSLKQQLLLGPSWLRSAAPIATSTTSLRAVTPSGVAHDQTSELPDTTWDTLGFNKPISTDYMFVMKSSKDGDFMDGGLQRFEKIEFNPAASVLNYGQGIIEELKAYKKHDGSLLLFHLEEHGLRMRTGAERLCMPSPTVEQFVEGVKATVLANRRWVPPRSKGFLHIRPLLIGNGPVLSLTPAPEFTFLIYVSPMGNYFEGGLQPINLVVENAIHRAVRGGAGSVKAIGNYSAILKAQVDAKANGFSDVLYLDSVHNKYIEETSTANIFLVKDNVISTPALHEGTILPGITRNSVIEIARIEGYQVCVWASSSCKLVLYLAVEERLVSFEELFEADEVFCTGNAVLTPVRSITYLDKRVSYLETGPGGVVSQKLHRALSNIQMGLTEFGGTVTLK; encoded by the exons ATGGCAATTTCCAATTCTACCCTCTCAATTGCTCTCCCATTCCCAACAACTCCCAGTCCATCCTCCTCGTCTCAGTCCCTCAAG CAGCAGCTTCTACTTGGGCCTTCTTGGCTTCGGTCGGCGGCTCCGATTGCCACCTCCACCACAAGCCTCAGAGCCGTCACTCCATCTGGTGTCGCTCATGA TCAAACCTCTGAATTGCCTGATACAACATGGGACACGCTCGGATTCAACAAACCCATATCGACAGATTACATGTTTGTTATGAAAAGTTCCAAAGATGGAGACTTTATGGATGGCGGGTTACAACGTTTCGAAAAAATTGAGTTCAACCCAGCTGCCAGTGTTTTGAACTATGGACAG GGAATAATTGAAGAATTGAAAGCATACAAGAAACATGACGGTTCTTTATTACTATTTCACCTAGAGGAACATGGGTTGCGGATGAGGACGGGCGCAGAGCGCCTGTGTATGCCTTCACCAACTGTTGAGCAGTTTGTGGAAGGTGTAAAAGCTACTGTCTTGGCAAATCGACGTTGG GTTCCCCCACGGAGTAAAGGTTTTCTTCATATTCGACCACTACTTATTGGGAATGGGCCTGTTCTTAGTCTTACACCAGCTCCAGAATTCACCTTTCTGATTTATGTTTCTCCAATGGGGAACTATTTTGAG GGGGGCTTGCAACCAATCAATTTGGTGGTAGAAAATGCAATCCATCGCGCAGTCCGTGGTGGAGCTGGAAGTGTGAAAGCCATAGGAAATTATAGTGCT ATTTTGAAGGCACAGGTGGACGCTAAAGCAAATGGTTTCTCTGATGTTTTGTACCTTGATTCTGTTCACAACAAATACATTGAAGAGACTTCGACTGCTAACATTTTTCTAGTGAAG GATAATGTAATCTCCACCCCGGCACTGCACGAAGGGACCATTTTGCCTGGCATTACCCGCAACTCTGTAATTGAAATTGCTCGCATCGAAGGGTACCAGGTATGTGTTTGGGCATCCTCCAGTTGCAAACTGGTTTTATACTTGGCA GTTGAGGAACGCCTTGTGTCGTTTGAGGAATTATTTGAAGCCGATGAAGTATTTTGTACTGGAAATGCTGTCTTAACACCGGTGCGCAGCATAACTTACCTCGATAAAAG GGTGTCTTACCTTGAAACTGGCCCCGGTGGTGTCGTGTCTCAGAAACTGCACCGGGCGCTTTCAAATATACAGATGGGTCTTACAGAATTCGGCGGGACAGTAACCTTGAAGTAG
- the LOC137745256 gene encoding branched-chain-amino-acid aminotransferase 5, chloroplastic-like isoform X2, which produces MAISNSTLSIALPFPTTPSPSSSSQSLKQQLLLGPSWLRSAAPIATSTTSLRAVTPSGVAHDQTSELPDTTWDTLGFNKPISTDYMFVMKSSKDGDFMDGGLQRFEKIEFNPAASVLNYGQGIIEELKAYKKHDGSLLLFHLEEHGLRMRTGAERLCMPSPTVEQFVEGVKATVLANRRWVPPRSKGFLHIRPLLIGNGPVLSLTPAPEFTFLIYVSPMGNYFEGGLQPINLVVENAIHRAVRGGAGSVKAIGNYSAILKAQVDAKANGFSDVLYLDSVHNKYIEETSTANIFLVKDNVISTPALHEGTILPGITRNSVIEIARIEGYQVEERLVSFEELFEADEVFCTGNAVLTPVRSITYLDKRVSYLETGPGGVVSQKLHRALSNIQMGLTEFGGTVTLK; this is translated from the exons ATGGCAATTTCCAATTCTACCCTCTCAATTGCTCTCCCATTCCCAACAACTCCCAGTCCATCCTCCTCGTCTCAGTCCCTCAAG CAGCAGCTTCTACTTGGGCCTTCTTGGCTTCGGTCGGCGGCTCCGATTGCCACCTCCACCACAAGCCTCAGAGCCGTCACTCCATCTGGTGTCGCTCATGA TCAAACCTCTGAATTGCCTGATACAACATGGGACACGCTCGGATTCAACAAACCCATATCGACAGATTACATGTTTGTTATGAAAAGTTCCAAAGATGGAGACTTTATGGATGGCGGGTTACAACGTTTCGAAAAAATTGAGTTCAACCCAGCTGCCAGTGTTTTGAACTATGGACAG GGAATAATTGAAGAATTGAAAGCATACAAGAAACATGACGGTTCTTTATTACTATTTCACCTAGAGGAACATGGGTTGCGGATGAGGACGGGCGCAGAGCGCCTGTGTATGCCTTCACCAACTGTTGAGCAGTTTGTGGAAGGTGTAAAAGCTACTGTCTTGGCAAATCGACGTTGG GTTCCCCCACGGAGTAAAGGTTTTCTTCATATTCGACCACTACTTATTGGGAATGGGCCTGTTCTTAGTCTTACACCAGCTCCAGAATTCACCTTTCTGATTTATGTTTCTCCAATGGGGAACTATTTTGAG GGGGGCTTGCAACCAATCAATTTGGTGGTAGAAAATGCAATCCATCGCGCAGTCCGTGGTGGAGCTGGAAGTGTGAAAGCCATAGGAAATTATAGTGCT ATTTTGAAGGCACAGGTGGACGCTAAAGCAAATGGTTTCTCTGATGTTTTGTACCTTGATTCTGTTCACAACAAATACATTGAAGAGACTTCGACTGCTAACATTTTTCTAGTGAAG GATAATGTAATCTCCACCCCGGCACTGCACGAAGGGACCATTTTGCCTGGCATTACCCGCAACTCTGTAATTGAAATTGCTCGCATCGAAGGGTACCAG GTTGAGGAACGCCTTGTGTCGTTTGAGGAATTATTTGAAGCCGATGAAGTATTTTGTACTGGAAATGCTGTCTTAACACCGGTGCGCAGCATAACTTACCTCGATAAAAG GGTGTCTTACCTTGAAACTGGCCCCGGTGGTGTCGTGTCTCAGAAACTGCACCGGGCGCTTTCAAATATACAGATGGGTCTTACAGAATTCGGCGGGACAGTAACCTTGAAGTAG
- the LOC137745256 gene encoding branched-chain-amino-acid aminotransferase 5, chloroplastic-like isoform X3 codes for MFVMKSSKDGDFMDGGLQRFEKIEFNPAASVLNYGQGIIEELKAYKKHDGSLLLFHLEEHGLRMRTGAERLCMPSPTVEQFVEGVKATVLANRRWVPPRSKGFLHIRPLLIGNGPVLSLTPAPEFTFLIYVSPMGNYFEGGLQPINLVVENAIHRAVRGGAGSVKAIGNYSAILKAQVDAKANGFSDVLYLDSVHNKYIEETSTANIFLVKDNVISTPALHEGTILPGITRNSVIEIARIEGYQVCVWASSSCKLVLYLAVEERLVSFEELFEADEVFCTGNAVLTPVRSITYLDKRVSYLETGPGGVVSQKLHRALSNIQMGLTEFGGTVTLK; via the exons ATGTTTGTTATGAAAAGTTCCAAAGATGGAGACTTTATGGATGGCGGGTTACAACGTTTCGAAAAAATTGAGTTCAACCCAGCTGCCAGTGTTTTGAACTATGGACAG GGAATAATTGAAGAATTGAAAGCATACAAGAAACATGACGGTTCTTTATTACTATTTCACCTAGAGGAACATGGGTTGCGGATGAGGACGGGCGCAGAGCGCCTGTGTATGCCTTCACCAACTGTTGAGCAGTTTGTGGAAGGTGTAAAAGCTACTGTCTTGGCAAATCGACGTTGG GTTCCCCCACGGAGTAAAGGTTTTCTTCATATTCGACCACTACTTATTGGGAATGGGCCTGTTCTTAGTCTTACACCAGCTCCAGAATTCACCTTTCTGATTTATGTTTCTCCAATGGGGAACTATTTTGAG GGGGGCTTGCAACCAATCAATTTGGTGGTAGAAAATGCAATCCATCGCGCAGTCCGTGGTGGAGCTGGAAGTGTGAAAGCCATAGGAAATTATAGTGCT ATTTTGAAGGCACAGGTGGACGCTAAAGCAAATGGTTTCTCTGATGTTTTGTACCTTGATTCTGTTCACAACAAATACATTGAAGAGACTTCGACTGCTAACATTTTTCTAGTGAAG GATAATGTAATCTCCACCCCGGCACTGCACGAAGGGACCATTTTGCCTGGCATTACCCGCAACTCTGTAATTGAAATTGCTCGCATCGAAGGGTACCAGGTATGTGTTTGGGCATCCTCCAGTTGCAAACTGGTTTTATACTTGGCA GTTGAGGAACGCCTTGTGTCGTTTGAGGAATTATTTGAAGCCGATGAAGTATTTTGTACTGGAAATGCTGTCTTAACACCGGTGCGCAGCATAACTTACCTCGATAAAAG GGTGTCTTACCTTGAAACTGGCCCCGGTGGTGTCGTGTCTCAGAAACTGCACCGGGCGCTTTCAAATATACAGATGGGTCTTACAGAATTCGGCGGGACAGTAACCTTGAAGTAG
- the LOC137744730 gene encoding branched-chain-amino-acid aminotransferase 2, chloroplastic-like produces the protein MIQRTIRFHKLVRSLGVASSLSPSSKNLGVYRCFGTVASSNAEQACDPFEYSYDLDKHEYADVDWDNLGFGLVQTDYMYVMKCSNDGKFEQGQLSRYGNIELNPAAGVLNYGQAIYEGTKAHRKKDGNLLLFRPDQNAMRMKIGAERMCMPSLPVDQFIDAVKQTAQANKRWVPPPGKGSLYIRPLLLGSGPILGLAPSPEYTFLIYASPVRNYFKEGSAPLNIYVEEEYDRASRGGAGGVKTITNYAPVLKALTRAKSKGFSDVLYLDSVHNKNLEEVSSCNIFILKGNVISTPPTSGTILSGVTRRSIIEIARDHGYQVEERVIPVEELSEVDEVFCTGTAVGVAPVGSITYQGKRMEYKTGAGTACPQLYSTLVGIQTGQIEDKKGWIVEID, from the exons ATGATTCAAAGGACGATAAGGTTTCATAAGTTGGTTCGATCTCTTGGAGTTGCTTCTTCATTATCTCCGTCGTCCAAG AATCTTGGAGTTTACCGTTGCTTCGGAACTGTAGCTTCATCGAATGCAGAACAAGCATGTGATCCATTTGAATACAG CTATGATCTTGATAAGCATGAGTATGCTGATGTGGATTGGGATAATCTCGGGTTTGGTTTAGTGCAAACTGATTACATGTACGTTATGAAATGTTCCAACGACGGGAAATTTGAACAAGGCCAACTCAGTCGTTACGGAAATATTGAACTTAACCCTGCTGCTGGAGTTTTAAATTATGGACAG GCAATATATGAAGGCACAAAAGCACACAGGAAGAAAGATGGGAATCTCCTTCTCTTTCGTCCAGACCAGAACGCAATGCGGATGAAGATTGGCGCAGAAAGAATGTGCATGCCCTCACTGCCGGTTGATCAATTCATTGATGCCGTGAAGCAAACTGCTCAAGCAAACAAGCGTTGG GTTCCTCCTCCAGGCAAAGGGTCTTTGTATATTAGGCCTCTACTTCTAGGAAGTGGCCCCATATTAGGCTTGGCACCGTCACCTGAGTACACATTCCTTATATATGCTTCcccggtcagaaattatttcaaG GAGGGCTCTGCACCCTTGAACATATATGTCGAGGAGGAGTATGATCGTGCCTCTCGTGGCGGAGCTGGAGGTGTCAAAACCATTACCAATTATGCCCCA GTATTGAAGGCACTAACCAGAGCAAAAAGCAAGGGATTTTCGGATGTTCTATATCTCGATTCAGTACATAACAAAAATCTGGAGGAGGTATCttcttgcaacattttcattcTGAAAGGCAACGTGATTTCAACTCCTCCCACATCGGGGACTATTCTTTCGGGAGTTACTCGAAGAAGTATTATTGAAATTGCTCGTGATCATGGTTACCAG GTTGAGGAACGAGTTATTCCAGTGGAGGAATTGAGTGAAGTCGATGAAGTGTTCTGCACTGGAACTGCTGTTGGTGTTGCTCCTGTGGGCAGCATTACATATCAAGGCAAAAG GATGGAGTACAAAACGGGAGCTGGGACTGCATGTCCACAACTTTACTCAACCCTAGTAGGAATTCAAACGGGACAGATTGAGGATAAGAAAGGCTGGATTGTGGAAATTGACTAA